A region of Thermococcus argininiproducens DNA encodes the following proteins:
- a CDS encoding threonine--tRNA ligase, translating to MRMLLIHSDYLEYEVKGKALKKPEEIKEDQKIGKLDEVLAVFMSVEKVDEQNPDEVVDKAIKEIEDVASQVKTKNIFVYPFAHLSSELGSPEIALKILKKIEEKLKEKEYNVKRAPFGYYKAFKLSCKGHPLAELSRTIVPGEAKKEEEVPEALKKEEELVSYWYILTPEGELIEVDKFDFSGHENLRKFANYEISKSRVVTEEPPHVKIMLEQELVDYEEGSDPGNLRYYPKGRLIKSLLENYVTEKVIEYGAMEVETPIMYDFEHPALEKYLNRFPARQYVVKSGDKKFFLRFAACFGQFLIKKDATISYRHLPLKMYELTRYSFRREKRGELSGLRRLRAFTMPDMHTVAKDLQQAMEEFKKQYKLSMEVLKGVGLAPEDYEVAIRFTEDFWNENKEFIVELAKIIDKPVLIEMWKQRFFYFILKFEFNFVDNLDKAAALSTVQIDVENAQRFGISYYNEDGQEEYPLLLHCSPSGAIERVMYAILEKQAKLMKQGKKPMYPLWLSPIQVRVIPISDKYLDYALYVAGKLEGAKIRADVDDRNERLNKKIREAEKEWIPYIIVVGENEKRMGIITVRKRTDNKQYEMHIEDLIKEIRQKTEGFPYKPRPLPLLVSMRPKFRG from the coding sequence ATGAGAATGCTCCTAATACACAGTGACTATCTTGAATATGAGGTAAAAGGTAAAGCACTCAAAAAACCTGAAGAAATAAAGGAAGATCAAAAAATAGGAAAACTAGACGAAGTTCTCGCAGTATTCATGAGTGTTGAAAAAGTTGACGAACAGAATCCTGATGAAGTCGTGGATAAGGCTATAAAAGAGATAGAGGATGTTGCTTCTCAAGTAAAAACAAAGAATATTTTTGTTTATCCATTTGCCCATTTAAGCAGTGAACTCGGTTCACCTGAGATTGCTCTAAAAATTCTCAAAAAGATAGAAGAAAAGCTTAAAGAGAAGGAGTACAACGTTAAGCGAGCTCCATTCGGATATTACAAAGCATTTAAACTAAGTTGTAAAGGCCATCCCTTAGCAGAACTCTCAAGAACAATAGTGCCCGGAGAGGCTAAAAAAGAGGAAGAAGTCCCAGAGGCATTAAAGAAAGAAGAAGAACTTGTAAGTTACTGGTACATCCTAACACCCGAGGGAGAGCTCATAGAAGTAGATAAATTCGACTTTTCTGGTCATGAGAACCTTAGGAAGTTCGCCAATTATGAGATAAGCAAAAGCAGGGTTGTTACGGAGGAACCACCTCACGTAAAGATAATGCTCGAGCAAGAGCTTGTTGATTATGAAGAGGGAAGTGACCCTGGAAACCTTCGCTATTATCCTAAGGGAAGACTAATCAAGTCTCTTCTCGAGAATTACGTAACTGAGAAAGTCATAGAATATGGCGCAATGGAAGTGGAGACCCCAATCATGTATGACTTCGAACACCCAGCACTTGAGAAATACCTAAATCGTTTCCCTGCAAGACAATATGTTGTGAAAAGTGGAGATAAGAAGTTCTTCCTTAGATTCGCCGCCTGTTTTGGCCAGTTCCTCATAAAGAAGGACGCCACAATAAGCTACCGCCACCTGCCTCTGAAGATGTATGAATTAACCAGGTATTCATTTAGAAGAGAAAAGAGAGGAGAATTAAGCGGACTCAGGAGATTAAGAGCCTTTACAATGCCTGATATGCACACAGTGGCTAAAGACTTACAGCAGGCCATGGAAGAATTCAAAAAACAATACAAGCTAAGTATGGAAGTTCTCAAAGGTGTGGGGCTAGCTCCTGAGGATTATGAAGTAGCAATCAGATTCACAGAAGATTTCTGGAATGAGAATAAAGAATTCATAGTAGAACTTGCAAAAATAATTGACAAACCAGTGCTAATAGAGATGTGGAAACAGAGATTCTTCTACTTCATCTTAAAGTTTGAGTTCAACTTCGTTGACAACCTTGACAAGGCAGCTGCTCTAAGTACAGTACAGATAGATGTAGAAAACGCTCAAAGGTTTGGAATAAGCTACTACAACGAGGATGGGCAGGAAGAATACCCACTACTCCTCCACTGCTCGCCAAGTGGTGCAATAGAAAGGGTAATGTATGCGATACTCGAAAAACAGGCAAAACTCATGAAGCAAGGCAAAAAGCCAATGTATCCCTTATGGCTCAGTCCAATCCAGGTGAGAGTAATTCCAATTAGTGATAAATATCTCGATTATGCCCTCTACGTAGCTGGAAAACTCGAAGGTGCAAAGATAAGAGCTGATGTAGACGACAGAAATGAAAGACTTAACAAAAAGATCAGAGAAGCTGAGAAAGAGTGGATTCCATACATAATTGTAGTAGGAGAAAACGAAAAAAGAATGGGCATTATCACAGTTAGAAAGAGGACGGATAACAAACAATATGAAATGCACATCGAGGACCTCATAAAGGAGATAAGACAGAAAACAGAAGGCTTCCCCTACAAACCGAGACCATTACCATTGTTGGTTAGCATGAGACCAAAATTTAGGGGATGA
- a CDS encoding TBP-interacting protein, with amino-acid sequence MKYSELNGNVKRVYAKIRMLDDYHWDIHKDKIIGYHRKSEFPIRIRVVESKEEAEKLSEQKDGPGIDIAVLPDANTFYIKNGTFILSERFLKATLMDINDHIIWGGFRVIERDGKLVQEDLYEYLGGPLVRHLKSNMMNGQDYVFWQFYKCEKCGKFVDIESLPEHMAKHGINVAEKDNEKYEVFELNFIEGGVFNKFGEEVPQNKFAPEAQAFIRDMIGEQKSGK; translated from the coding sequence ATGAAATATAGTGAGCTAAATGGGAACGTTAAAAGAGTTTATGCAAAAATAAGAATGTTAGACGATTATCATTGGGATATTCATAAGGACAAAATTATAGGATATCATAGGAAAAGCGAATTTCCTATAAGGATAAGAGTAGTAGAGAGTAAAGAAGAAGCAGAAAAACTGAGTGAACAAAAAGATGGACCTGGAATTGATATTGCAGTTCTTCCAGATGCTAATACATTTTATATCAAAAATGGGACGTTTATATTGTCAGAGAGATTCTTAAAAGCTACACTCATGGATATAAATGACCATATAATCTGGGGAGGATTTAGGGTTATTGAGAGAGATGGAAAACTCGTCCAAGAGGACCTTTACGAATATCTTGGAGGACCATTAGTGAGGCATCTCAAGAGCAACATGATGAACGGTCAAGATTATGTTTTCTGGCAGTTTTACAAGTGCGAAAAATGTGGGAAATTCGTAGATATAGAAAGCTTACCAGAGCACATGGCTAAACATGGAATTAATGTTGCCGAAAAAGATAATGAAAAATATGAAGTTTTTGAATTGAACTTTATTGAAGGTGGAGTTTTCAATAAATTTGGGGAAGAGGTTCCACAGAACAAATTTGCTCCAGAAGCTCAGGCGTTCATTAGAGACATGATTGGGGAACAAAAATCTGGAAAATGA
- a CDS encoding DUF835 domain-containing protein — MEVVPHVLLPMLFISSEDLLMGYSVFFSLPIVALLRIGKMFRSFKEDNRIKVSLEPGGYLYPSLNLDPIFTLLKDKNILVIGRNAPLFEKYGIPVLWISKVEKENTISPTDLVKLHYWAINSVTEDSVLILDGIEYLILENGFESVFKFLVHLKDHILMKKAIFIVVVDERALERRHIFLLEREFERISPAY; from the coding sequence ATGGAAGTTGTTCCTCATGTACTTTTACCTATGTTATTTATTAGTTCAGAGGATTTGTTAATGGGGTATTCAGTTTTCTTTTCTCTACCGATAGTTGCACTATTGCGTATTGGAAAGATGTTTAGGTCATTTAAAGAAGACAATAGGATCAAGGTATCATTGGAGCCTGGTGGGTATCTATATCCCTCTTTGAACCTTGATCCTATTTTCACTCTCCTAAAGGATAAAAACATTCTCGTCATTGGAAGAAATGCTCCTCTCTTTGAAAAATATGGAATTCCAGTTCTTTGGATTAGCAAGGTGGAAAAAGAGAATACAATAAGTCCAACAGATCTAGTAAAACTGCATTATTGGGCTATTAATTCAGTAACAGAAGATTCGGTCTTAATACTAGATGGGATTGAGTATTTAATTCTTGAAAATGGATTTGAATCGGTTTTTAAGTTTCTTGTACACTTGAAGGATCATATTCTAATGAAAAAAGCAATTTTCATAGTGGTCGTGGATGAAAGAGCTCTTGAGAGGAGGCATATATTCCTTTTAGAAAGGGAGTTTGAGAGAATTTCACCTGCTTACTAG
- the coaBC gene encoding bifunctional phosphopantothenoylcysteine decarboxylase/phosphopantothenate--cysteine ligase CoaBC yields MLHHVKLIYATKSRKLVGKKIVLAIPGSIAAVECVKLARELIRHGAEVHAVMSPSAQKIIHPYAMEFATGNKVITEITGFIEHVELCGEHENKADLVLVCPATANTISKIACGIDDTPVTTVVTTAFAHTPIMIAPAMHSTMYEHPIIKENIEKLKKLGVEFIGPRFEEGKAKIASIEEIVYHVLKKLHKKDLLGKRVLVTAGATREYIDPIRFITNKSSGKMGVAIAEEAELRGAEVTLIKTKGSIQSFVENQIEVKTVGEMLEAIENELISKKYDVVVLAAAVSDFTPKERAEKKIKSGQSMILELLPTPKIIQRIKEIQPNVFLVGFKAEYGVSEEELIIRARKQIEKAKSNVVIANKGEIAFESETNEVYWVTSEGHEKLPLMSKRELAERIWEKIKAML; encoded by the coding sequence ATGCTCCATCATGTCAAGCTTATATATGCAACAAAGAGTAGAAAACTGGTTGGAAAGAAGATAGTTCTTGCAATCCCTGGAAGTATAGCGGCTGTTGAATGTGTGAAGCTTGCAAGGGAGTTAATAAGACATGGAGCTGAGGTTCATGCTGTCATGAGTCCAAGTGCTCAGAAGATAATTCACCCTTATGCTATGGAATTTGCTACGGGAAATAAAGTTATCACCGAGATTACGGGTTTCATAGAGCATGTTGAGCTCTGCGGAGAGCATGAAAACAAAGCAGATTTAGTTTTGGTTTGTCCAGCAACTGCAAACACAATATCAAAGATTGCATGTGGAATTGATGATACTCCGGTAACAACCGTAGTGACAACTGCTTTTGCTCATACTCCTATCATGATAGCTCCTGCTATGCATTCAACAATGTATGAACACCCAATAATCAAAGAAAACATTGAAAAGTTGAAGAAACTTGGTGTGGAGTTTATAGGGCCCCGTTTTGAGGAAGGAAAAGCAAAAATAGCAAGCATTGAGGAAATTGTATATCATGTTCTCAAAAAGCTTCATAAAAAAGATTTACTTGGGAAAAGGGTTCTTGTCACGGCCGGTGCAACAAGGGAGTACATTGACCCGATAAGGTTTATCACAAATAAGAGTAGTGGCAAGATGGGGGTTGCTATAGCAGAGGAGGCAGAGTTAAGAGGAGCTGAGGTAACTTTAATAAAAACCAAGGGGAGCATACAGAGTTTTGTTGAAAATCAAATAGAGGTTAAAACTGTTGGGGAAATGTTAGAAGCTATAGAAAATGAGCTGATAAGTAAAAAGTATGATGTTGTGGTTTTAGCAGCGGCAGTGAGCGATTTTACACCAAAAGAGAGAGCAGAAAAGAAAATAAAGAGTGGACAGAGCATGATTCTTGAGCTTCTCCCCACTCCAAAGATAATACAGAGGATCAAGGAAATCCAACCAAATGTGTTTTTGGTTGGATTTAAGGCGGAATATGGAGTTAGCGAAGAGGAACTAATTATACGGGCCAGAAAACAGATAGAAAAGGCAAAGAGTAACGTTGTAATAGCTAATAAAGGAGAAATAGCTTTTGAAAGTGAAACCAATGAGGTCTACTGGGTTACTAGTGAAGGACATGAGAAACTGCCTCTCATGAGTAAAAGAGAATTGGCAGAAAGGATTTGGGAAAAAATTAAGGCAATGCTCTAA
- a CDS encoding sugar phosphate isomerase/epimerase family protein, protein MEIGVSIYPHFVNKGKALPSVLADLKIKDYDFVQIFPHALGLIKNGQVVEKNLRSVENALKGVGVNYTIRMPLSVNLRDSVYYTRHFKVARAVIDVAIKLGAKIVVMQSGRTGRLDLEIEALQQLADMAESFGIKIALENTYSVKDTLYVVESVNKENVGFALDLGHAFLSAQGDENRFLEDVKLGTEKTIILMIHDNFGKLSPQVEPEDTLAYGVGDLHLMPGEGKIPFGKTLKLFGDVPLLLKIKDPDTFATLPTKKGLIELLTSI, encoded by the coding sequence ATGGAGATAGGAGTAAGTATTTATCCACACTTTGTAAACAAAGGAAAAGCCCTCCCGTCTGTTTTGGCGGATCTAAAAATTAAAGATTATGATTTTGTTCAAATATTTCCACATGCTCTTGGCCTCATTAAGAACGGCCAGGTAGTAGAGAAAAATCTTCGCTCAGTGGAGAATGCATTAAAGGGAGTTGGAGTAAACTACACTATCAGAATGCCTCTTTCAGTGAACCTCAGAGACAGTGTATACTACACCCGACACTTCAAAGTAGCTAGAGCTGTGATTGACGTAGCAATAAAACTTGGTGCAAAGATAGTTGTCATGCAAAGCGGACGTACTGGAAGATTAGACTTAGAGATAGAAGCTCTCCAACAACTTGCAGATATGGCAGAGAGTTTTGGAATTAAAATAGCTCTTGAAAATACATATAGTGTTAAAGACACCCTATATGTCGTTGAAAGTGTTAACAAGGAGAATGTAGGATTTGCCCTTGATCTCGGCCATGCATTCCTCAGCGCTCAGGGAGATGAAAATAGATTCTTAGAAGACGTAAAACTTGGAACAGAAAAAACGATAATACTCATGATCCACGATAACTTTGGAAAACTCTCTCCACAAGTAGAACCGGAGGACACTTTAGCCTATGGAGTGGGTGACCTCCATCTAATGCCAGGAGAAGGGAAAATACCCTTTGGAAAAACCCTTAAGCTATTTGGAGACGTACCACTTTTGCTTAAAATAAAAGACCCAGACACCTTTGCAACACTTCCGACAAAGAAGGGCTTAATAGAGCTACTAACAAGTATCTAA
- a CDS encoding exosome complex RNA-binding protein Csl4 has translation MDEGKKKIIKNGDIVLPGDYLGVIEEFLPGEGIIEENGELYAARAGRVKIDLEKIEISVDPITDTPPLPQVGDTVIARVIEVKPQAAIVQLLKIEGRKGYREIATSKLAGIHISQVREGYVESMNNEFKIGDIVRAKVLTNEKSPIQLTTKELDLGVIYALCSSCRIPLVRRGNVLVCPKCGRTEARKLSAYYRKLKLE, from the coding sequence ATGGATGAAGGAAAAAAGAAGATAATAAAAAATGGGGATATAGTTCTTCCTGGGGATTATCTTGGGGTTATTGAGGAATTTCTCCCAGGCGAGGGGATAATCGAGGAAAATGGCGAGCTTTATGCTGCCAGAGCCGGTAGAGTTAAAATTGATCTCGAAAAAATTGAGATTTCAGTAGACCCTATCACTGACACTCCGCCACTTCCGCAGGTGGGTGACACTGTCATAGCAAGAGTGATTGAAGTAAAGCCACAGGCTGCGATAGTCCAGCTGCTTAAAATTGAAGGGAGAAAGGGTTATAGAGAGATAGCAACTTCAAAGTTGGCTGGTATCCATATTTCTCAAGTTAGGGAGGGATATGTGGAATCCATGAATAATGAGTTCAAAATCGGTGATATAGTTAGAGCAAAGGTTTTAACCAATGAAAAAAGCCCGATACAGCTTACAACAAAAGAGTTGGATTTAGGTGTGATTTACGCATTATGTTCTTCATGTAGAATACCTTTAGTAAGAAGAGGTAATGTGTTGGTGTGTCCTAAATGTGGGAGAACTGAAGCTAGAAAGTTATCTGCGTATTATAGAAAACTGAAGTTGGAGTAA
- a CDS encoding translation initiation factor IF-2B subunit alpha (eIF-2BA; catalyzes the binding of GTP to IF2), protein MLPEEVEEIIRRMEEERIQGASYLAEMGAKAYIKLAEIFEGDTLLEGIKELGTEVINVNPTMASLYNLVRFIPLTKNPEFVKAKAEEFIRLNKEAKLEIGNIGSEIIDQNEIIITHSYSSAVLEILKRAKEKGKTFKVILTESGPDYEGLALAKRLDELKISFEVITDSQMGLFAKKATLALVGADNITRDGYVFNKAGTYLLALSCYDNGVPFYVAAESFKIHPEAKVDDVKIVERKFKRDHTIIRNYLFDATPWKYIRGIITELGVLVPPKEI, encoded by the coding sequence ATGCTCCCTGAAGAAGTAGAAGAAATCATAAGAAGAATGGAAGAAGAACGAATTCAAGGAGCTTCTTATCTTGCAGAGATGGGTGCTAAGGCATATATAAAGCTCGCTGAGATATTTGAAGGAGATACACTTTTAGAAGGAATAAAAGAGTTAGGAACAGAGGTCATTAACGTAAATCCCACAATGGCATCGCTTTATAACCTCGTGAGATTTATCCCCCTTACAAAAAACCCGGAGTTTGTAAAAGCAAAAGCAGAGGAATTCATAAGATTAAACAAAGAGGCAAAGTTAGAAATCGGTAATATTGGAAGTGAAATAATAGATCAAAATGAAATCATAATTACTCATTCCTACTCTTCAGCTGTTCTTGAAATACTAAAAAGAGCCAAAGAGAAAGGAAAAACCTTTAAAGTCATATTAACAGAGAGTGGGCCTGATTATGAAGGTTTAGCTTTAGCAAAAAGACTCGATGAACTCAAGATATCTTTTGAAGTTATAACTGATTCACAGATGGGTCTTTTTGCAAAAAAAGCCACTCTAGCATTAGTTGGAGCAGACAACATAACAAGAGATGGTTATGTATTTAACAAAGCTGGGACATACTTACTCGCATTATCATGTTATGATAACGGTGTGCCCTTTTATGTTGCTGCTGAAAGTTTCAAAATACATCCAGAAGCAAAAGTAGATGACGTAAAAATCGTTGAAAGAAAATTCAAAAGAGACCATACAATCATAAGAAACTATCTCTTTGATGCAACTCCTTGGAAGTATATCAGAGGAATAATAACCGAACTCGGAGTGCTGGTTCCACCAAAGGAAATTTAA
- the crcB gene encoding fluoride efflux transporter CrcB codes for MNLKVLLAVGIGGMLGAIARYSIAGMLPVYKDLPVGTLLVNSVASFLLGYLYGLIFLGYEVSSNWRAFFGTGFCGGLSTFSTFSYETFTLLKEREHFLAFLNISANVIITIGLVFLGFFLARR; via the coding sequence ATGAATCTCAAAGTACTTCTAGCAGTTGGCATTGGAGGGATGCTGGGGGCTATAGCCCGTTATAGTATTGCTGGTATGCTCCCTGTTTATAAGGATCTACCTGTGGGCACACTTTTGGTAAACAGCGTAGCCAGTTTTTTGCTTGGTTACCTTTATGGTTTGATTTTCCTTGGCTATGAAGTTTCTTCAAATTGGAGGGCTTTCTTTGGAACAGGCTTTTGTGGGGGCTTGAGCACTTTTTCGACTTTCTCCTACGAGACGTTTACTCTCTTGAAGGAACGAGAACACTTTCTTGCTTTCTTAAATATCTCAGCAAACGTTATAATAACGATAGGCTTAGTATTCTTAGGATTTTTCCTTGCAAGGAGGTGA
- a CDS encoding DUF190 domain-containing protein — MVEIEHWNTLRMRIYIGENDSWHGRPLYKVIVERLREMGLAGATVYRGIYGFGKKSRVHSSDVLRLSMDLPIIIEAIDRGHMIEKAINEIKTIIKDGMITIEPVIVVWVGTKEEVSRFEEDAVREK; from the coding sequence ATGGTTGAAATCGAACACTGGAACACTCTCCGCATGAGAATTTATATCGGAGAGAATGATAGTTGGCATGGTAGACCATTGTACAAAGTCATAGTAGAGAGATTAAGAGAAATGGGGCTTGCTGGGGCCACTGTGTATAGGGGTATATATGGATTCGGAAAAAAGAGTAGAGTGCACTCAAGCGATGTTCTGAGACTTTCTATGGATCTACCAATAATAATTGAAGCAATTGATAGAGGGCATATGATAGAAAAAGCCATAAACGAAATTAAAACGATAATAAAGGATGGTATGATAACTATTGAGCCAGTTATAGTAGTGTGGGTTGGGACAAAAGAAGAGGTAAGTAGGTTTGAAGAAGATGCTGTCAGGGAGAAATAG
- a CDS encoding ribonuclease III family protein yields MRYSKDFTDKNLSKFGDSLINFIFSLALSEYLDHPSAGRVPNASLTIALEKSGLLHHVPPRTDKHGKGDIAEAIIAYAWLEKIISIEEAVKILWENLSPEVTHPSRKKEVIGNAFGELLKIIKERLEL; encoded by the coding sequence ATGAGATATTCTAAAGATTTTACGGATAAGAATCTCTCTAAGTTTGGGGATTCTCTTATTAATTTTATCTTCTCTTTGGCACTTAGTGAGTATCTTGATCATCCGAGTGCTGGTAGAGTTCCTAATGCTTCTTTGACAATAGCTCTTGAAAAATCTGGTCTTCTTCATCATGTTCCGCCAAGAACAGATAAGCATGGAAAAGGTGATATAGCCGAGGCCATCATTGCTTACGCATGGCTTGAAAAAATAATAAGTATAGAAGAAGCTGTAAAGATACTATGGGAAAATCTCTCTCCTGAGGTTACACATCCCTCAAGAAAAAAAGAAGTAATCGGAAATGCTTTTGGAGAGCTCTTGAAGATTATAAAAGAGAGATTGGAACTTTAG
- a CDS encoding mechanosensitive ion channel family protein, with product MALAILIIGWIVAKVIVGTFKKSLKKTKLPELVVEFLGRFLSALFYVVIFLLAIRALGVHTGSVVLGLSAVIGLVLGFGMQDTLTNIAAGIWLAAFRPFDMGEVVTIAGYTGKVEGIGIMATGLLTADNVVITLPNKLVWGSPIVNYTRMPIRRVNVDVGVAYEADLDKAIKIAMNLMQDHPLVLVDPAPNVAITGLADSSINLQLRPWAKTGDYWTVKGELTKAIYEAYKRECIEIPFPQLDVHLRSD from the coding sequence ATGGCTCTTGCAATCTTGATCATCGGGTGGATCGTGGCGAAGGTAATAGTTGGAACCTTTAAAAAGAGTCTCAAAAAGACAAAGCTTCCAGAGCTTGTAGTGGAGTTTCTTGGACGATTTTTGAGCGCGCTCTTCTATGTAGTAATCTTTCTCTTAGCTATTAGAGCATTAGGGGTCCATACCGGTTCTGTGGTTTTAGGACTCTCAGCAGTAATAGGTTTAGTCTTGGGTTTTGGTATGCAAGATACACTCACAAATATAGCTGCTGGTATTTGGTTAGCTGCCTTTAGGCCCTTTGATATGGGAGAAGTGGTTACAATTGCAGGATATACTGGAAAAGTTGAAGGTATCGGAATAATGGCAACTGGGCTCCTTACAGCAGATAATGTTGTAATAACACTCCCAAACAAGCTTGTCTGGGGAAGCCCGATAGTCAATTACACAAGGATGCCAATTAGGAGAGTAAATGTTGACGTTGGCGTTGCTTATGAAGCGGATCTCGACAAGGCTATAAAAATCGCAATGAACCTTATGCAAGATCATCCACTCGTTCTAGTAGATCCGGCACCAAACGTAGCAATTACCGGCCTTGCAGATTCATCTATAAACCTTCAGCTTAGGCCGTGGGCAAAAACTGGAGATTACTGGACAGTAAAGGGAGAATTAACCAAGGCCATTTATGAAGCATATAAGAGGGAATGTATTGAGATTCCATTCCCACAGCTGGATGTACATTTAAGGTCAGATTGA
- a CDS encoding prenyltransferase/squalene oxidase repeat-containing protein — MGSELGGYVNIKAVLRYLGERRHEDGGYCFISLLNETNINDTYYAVKTYTPLGTRIPEKEKTIEFLYASLKPQQAVVAISMAIEGLAILGAIDLAEEGLQLIFKKYNPLKGKFAIGLGGSEEFGTATPLEATYWVLRAFNAIEYEPSSEEKKRIRQFIEMFRKGSGYGVKQATTTMTYQAIFALNTLGYEIPTIRHFHRCEVRGGFTEVPYSLPPYLEPTFYAVRGLRLLGEKSRYIDAHIQLIQALQNPNGGFRRSLEMGISNFQNTYRALRTLSDLLNFRK, encoded by the coding sequence ATGGGCTCGGAGCTTGGGGGTTATGTAAATATTAAAGCAGTTTTAAGGTATCTTGGAGAGAGAAGACACGAAGATGGTGGGTATTGTTTCATCTCTTTGTTGAATGAGACAAATATAAACGACACCTATTATGCAGTAAAGACTTATACTCCCCTGGGTACGAGAATTCCAGAAAAAGAAAAGACAATAGAATTCCTTTATGCTTCGTTAAAGCCCCAACAAGCCGTTGTGGCAATATCTATGGCGATTGAAGGACTTGCAATTTTGGGAGCAATAGATCTTGCAGAAGAAGGCTTGCAGCTCATCTTTAAAAAATACAATCCCCTTAAAGGCAAATTTGCCATCGGTCTTGGAGGGAGTGAGGAATTTGGAACTGCAACACCTCTTGAGGCCACATATTGGGTACTCAGGGCATTTAATGCGATAGAGTATGAGCCTTCCTCAGAAGAAAAAAAGAGAATACGGCAATTCATTGAGATGTTTAGGAAAGGAAGCGGGTATGGGGTAAAACAAGCAACGACAACTATGACTTATCAAGCAATATTTGCGCTTAATACCTTAGGATACGAGATTCCAACAATAAGGCATTTCCATAGGTGTGAGGTTCGTGGAGGTTTTACAGAAGTTCCCTATTCTCTTCCGCCATATTTGGAACCTACTTTCTATGCAGTGAGGGGATTAAGACTCCTTGGTGAAAAATCACGCTACATAGATGCTCACATACAACTTATACAGGCCCTTCAAAATCCAAATGGAGGTTTTAGGAGAAGTCTTGAGATGGGTATCTCAAACTTTCAGAATACTTATAGGGCTCTTAGAACTCTAAGTGATCTCTTGAACTTTCGAAAGTAG
- a CDS encoding DUF2067 family protein, whose protein sequence is MRAKKVIVIHVKDDIEKEELMKELQKLELPAFIYVHGKLNSLKINIQGTKDEIREAMQKVREIHYKVRSRLYPNKKGFYQYDVDDIFREAGVTISIPILIKTLELLGEYSELKEDKLISSLPWEEIVELVKKLGGILSDISLQTTRQIREVVIPLAATFDIDPQDVLEFAVDFGVAEYKEDKFKYELVKNKEQAMEIMLKKLRGEENEN, encoded by the coding sequence ATGAGGGCAAAGAAGGTTATAGTCATTCATGTTAAAGATGATATAGAAAAGGAAGAGTTAATGAAAGAGCTTCAAAAGCTCGAATTGCCTGCTTTTATTTATGTTCATGGCAAATTGAACTCTCTCAAGATCAATATTCAGGGTACGAAAGACGAAATAAGAGAGGCCATGCAAAAAGTTAGAGAAATACATTATAAAGTCCGTTCTCGCCTCTATCCTAATAAAAAGGGGTTTTATCAATATGATGTAGATGATATTTTTAGAGAGGCAGGGGTGACCATATCAATTCCAATATTGATAAAAACTCTTGAACTTCTGGGGGAGTATAGTGAACTCAAGGAGGATAAGCTCATAAGCTCCCTACCATGGGAAGAGATTGTAGAATTAGTTAAAAAACTTGGAGGAATACTGAGTGATATCTCTCTTCAAACTACTAGGCAGATAAGGGAGGTTGTTATTCCACTAGCAGCAACTTTTGATATTGACCCTCAGGATGTTTTGGAGTTCGCTGTTGATTTTGGAGTTGCGGAATATAAGGAAGATAAGTTTAAATACGAACTTGTGAAGAATAAGGAGCAGGCGATGGAAATCATGCTTAAAAAATTGAGAGGTGAGGAAAATGAAAATTGA
- a CDS encoding DNA-directed RNA polymerase subunit L, producing MKIELIKRDENLLEFYLIGEDHTFANLLNEVLHENKHVTFAAYTIEHPVLMARKPKFRIVTDGKITPEKALEDAAQKIFDKAKDVLEVWEKTTKE from the coding sequence ATGAAAATTGAACTTATAAAGCGTGACGAGAATTTGCTTGAGTTTTACTTGATAGGAGAGGATCATACCTTTGCCAACTTGCTAAATGAGGTGCTCCACGAGAACAAGCATGTCACATTTGCCGCATATACTATAGAGCATCCTGTGCTAATGGCAAGAAAACCAAAGTTTAGAATAGTCACTGATGGCAAAATAACCCCAGAGAAAGCTTTGGAAGATGCAGCTCAGAAGATATTCGACAAGGCTAAGGATGTTCTTGAAGTTTGGGAAAAGACTACAAAAGAGTGA